In Zalophus californianus isolate mZalCal1 chromosome 17, mZalCal1.pri.v2, whole genome shotgun sequence, one DNA window encodes the following:
- the TSNAXIP1 gene encoding translin-associated factor X-interacting protein 1 isoform X2 — protein MASPKSRCSSFATTSRTHMRTSGWTIDDSFLTETKNTQNRKLSQKRKTLSCQFSSGDQLSPWPTYTSGQTILHNRKPCSYDYRKRAGWLKQPLGITKPRYLERLENYLRKELLLLDLSTDSTQELRLQPYREIFEFFIEDFKTYKPLLSSIKNAYEVMLAHQREKIRALEPLKAKLVTVNEDCNERILAMRAEERYEISMLKREKMNLLKLIDKKNEEKISLQSEVSKLRKNLAEEYLRYLSERDARKILTADLNELRYQREDMSLAQSPGIWGEDPVKLTLALKMARQDLTRTQMELNTMKANFGDVVPRRDFEMQEKTNKELQEQLDSLRGDYEEVCKEHEILLQLHMTTLRERDQFHSELQEIQRTSTPRPDWSKCEDVVAGGPDRWQMLAEGKNSDQLVDVLLEEIGEGLLREKDFFPALGYGEDIPPLLRFDGLVENKKPSKKDVVNLLKDAWKLRLVEEQKEKFPDFFFSFLEHRFGPGEAMAWAYTIFENIKLFRSNEVMSQFYAVLMGKRSESVYIKQKETVAQLLKEMTNADSQNEGLITMENLSTVLKSTFPFKKEEKIQELMEAGGWHPNSSNADLINYPSLFIEVPTSDEEGQSMPFVQKLWEQYVDEKDEYLQELKQELGLELRDEVTLPKVREALMNIDPGLDKQTLNGYLSRAFQVPRTELPEEGEEKEDGIVVQLKIALERLQMTDIRRMGSREQEPAS, from the exons TCCTGTCAGTTCTCCAGTGGTGACCAACTATCCCCATGGCCCACATACACCAGTGGTCAGACCATTCTGCATAATCGAAAGCCCTGTTCATATGATTATCGGAAACGAGCAGG CTGGCTGAAGCAGCCCCTGGGCATTACTAAGCCGAGGTACCTGGAGCGGCTAGAGAACTACCTACGCAAGGAGCTCCTCCTGCTGGACCTGAGCACAGATTCTACCCAGGAGCTGAGGCTGCAG CCTTACAGAGAAATCTTTGAGTTCTTCATAGAGGACTTTAAAACGTACAAGCCATTGCTATCCTCCATCAAGAATGCGTATGAGGTGATGCTGG CCCACCAGAGGGAGAAGATTCGGGCTCTGGAGCCCCTGAAGGCCAAGCTTGTCACTGTGAATGAGGACTGCAATGAGAGGATCCTGGCCATGCGGGCTGAGGAGAGATATGAAATCTCCATGctgaagagagagaagatgaatTTGCTAAAACTCATTGACaaaaagaatgaggagaaaaTCTCATTGCAGAGTGAG GTATCCAAACTGAGAAAGAATTTGGCAGAAGAGTACCTGCGCTACCTCAGTGAGCGAGATGCCCGCAAGATCCTCACTGCAGACCTGAATGAGCTGCGGTACCAGAGGGAGGACATGTCATTAGCCCAGTCCCCAG GCATCTGGGGGGAGGACCCTGTGAAGTTAACACTGGCTCTGAAGATGGCCCGGCAAGACCTGACCCGCACGCAGATGGAACTCAACACCATGAAGGCCAACTTTGGAGATGTGGTGCCCAGGAGGGACTTTGAAATGCAAGAGAAGACCAACAAAGAACTGCAGGAGCAG CTGGACAGCCTGAGAGGTGACTATGAAGAGGTCTGCAAGGAGCACGAGATACTGCTGCAGTTGCATATGACCACACTGAGGGAGCGGGACCAGTTTCATTCTGAGCTCCAGGAGATCCAGCGCACCTCTACACCACGGCCTGACTGGAGCAAGTGCGAAG ATGTGGTGGCTGGGGGCCCAGATCGCTGGCAAATGCTGGCTGAGGGCAAGAACAGTGACCAGCTGGTGGATGTGCTCCTGGAGGAGATTGGCGAGGGGCTGCTCCGGGAGAAAGACTTCTTTCCTGCTCTG GGCTATGGGGAAGACATCCCTCCCTTGCTTCGATTTGATGGCCTTGTGGAGAACAAGAAACCATCCAAGAAGGATGTGGTAAACCTCCTCAAGGATGCCTGGAAGCTACGTCTTGTTGAGGAGCAG aaagagaaattcccagatttcttcttcagtttcctgGAGCATCGCTTTGGACCTGGTGAAGCCATGGCCTGGGCTTAcaccatttttgaaaatattaagctCTTCCGGTCTAATGAGGTCATGAGTCAGTTCTATGCAGTCTTGATGGGAAAG AGGAGTGAGAGTGTATACATCAAGCAGAAGGAGACAGTGGCACAGCTGCTGAAGGAGATGACAAATGCTGACAGTCAGAATGAGGGGCTGATAACCATGGAGAACTTAAG CACTGTCCTCAAGAGCACCTTCCCCttcaagaaggaagagaaaattcaggAGTTGATGGAGGCAGGAGGCTGGCATCCCAACAGCAGCAATGCAGACTTGATCAACTACCCCTCGTTATTTATAGAGGTACCCACCTCT GATGAAGAGGGCCAGAGTATGCCCTTTGTACAAAAGCTGTGGGAACAGTATGTGGATGAAAAGGATGAGTATTTACAGGAACTAAAACAGGAGCTGGGCCTGGAACT CCGTGATGAGGTAACCCTACCCAAGGTACGTGAAGCCCTGATGAACATCGATCCCGGCCTGGACAAGCAGACCCTAAATGGCTACTTGAGCAGGGCCTTCCAGGTCCCCAGGACAGAATTGCCTGAGGAGGGTGAAGAGAAGGAAGATGGCATTGTGGTACAGCTCAAGATTGCCCTGGAACGGCTTCAGATGACTGACATCAGGCGCATGGGGTCTCGAGAGCAGGAGCCTGCAAGCTAG
- the TSNAXIP1 gene encoding translin-associated factor X-interacting protein 1 isoform X4 codes for MTPSSQKPRTPRIASFLRNGRHCSWLKQPLGITKPRYLERLENYLRKELLLLDLSTDSTQELRLQPYREIFEFFIEDFKTYKPLLSSIKNAYEVMLAHQREKIRALEPLKAKLVTVNEDCNERILAMRAEERYEISMLKREKMNLLKLIDKKNEEKISLQSEVSKLRKNLAEEYLRYLSERDARKILTADLNELRYQREDMSLAQSPGIWGEDPVKLTLALKMARQDLTRTQMELNTMKANFGDVVPRRDFEMQEKTNKELQEQLDSLRGDYEEVCKEHEILLQLHMTTLRERDQFHSELQEIQRTSTPRPDWSKCEDVVAGGPDRWQMLAEGKNSDQLVDVLLEEIGEGLLREKDFFPALGYGEDIPPLLRFDGLVENKKPSKKDVVNLLKDAWKLRLVEEQKEKFPDFFFSFLEHRFGPGEAMAWAYTIFENIKLFRSNEVMSQFYAVLMGKRSESVYIKQKETVAQLLKEMTNADSQNEGLITMENLSTVLKSTFPFKKEEKIQELMEAGGWHPNSSNADLINYPSLFIEVPTSDEEGQSMPFVQKLWEQYVDEKDEYLQELKQELGLELRDEVTLPKVREALMNIDPGLDKQTLNGYLSRAFQVPRTELPEEGEEKEDGIVVQLKIALERLQMTDIRRMGSREQEPAS; via the exons TAGCTGGCTGAAGCAGCCCCTGGGCATTACTAAGCCGAGGTACCTGGAGCGGCTAGAGAACTACCTACGCAAGGAGCTCCTCCTGCTGGACCTGAGCACAGATTCTACCCAGGAGCTGAGGCTGCAG CCTTACAGAGAAATCTTTGAGTTCTTCATAGAGGACTTTAAAACGTACAAGCCATTGCTATCCTCCATCAAGAATGCGTATGAGGTGATGCTGG CCCACCAGAGGGAGAAGATTCGGGCTCTGGAGCCCCTGAAGGCCAAGCTTGTCACTGTGAATGAGGACTGCAATGAGAGGATCCTGGCCATGCGGGCTGAGGAGAGATATGAAATCTCCATGctgaagagagagaagatgaatTTGCTAAAACTCATTGACaaaaagaatgaggagaaaaTCTCATTGCAGAGTGAG GTATCCAAACTGAGAAAGAATTTGGCAGAAGAGTACCTGCGCTACCTCAGTGAGCGAGATGCCCGCAAGATCCTCACTGCAGACCTGAATGAGCTGCGGTACCAGAGGGAGGACATGTCATTAGCCCAGTCCCCAG GCATCTGGGGGGAGGACCCTGTGAAGTTAACACTGGCTCTGAAGATGGCCCGGCAAGACCTGACCCGCACGCAGATGGAACTCAACACCATGAAGGCCAACTTTGGAGATGTGGTGCCCAGGAGGGACTTTGAAATGCAAGAGAAGACCAACAAAGAACTGCAGGAGCAG CTGGACAGCCTGAGAGGTGACTATGAAGAGGTCTGCAAGGAGCACGAGATACTGCTGCAGTTGCATATGACCACACTGAGGGAGCGGGACCAGTTTCATTCTGAGCTCCAGGAGATCCAGCGCACCTCTACACCACGGCCTGACTGGAGCAAGTGCGAAG ATGTGGTGGCTGGGGGCCCAGATCGCTGGCAAATGCTGGCTGAGGGCAAGAACAGTGACCAGCTGGTGGATGTGCTCCTGGAGGAGATTGGCGAGGGGCTGCTCCGGGAGAAAGACTTCTTTCCTGCTCTG GGCTATGGGGAAGACATCCCTCCCTTGCTTCGATTTGATGGCCTTGTGGAGAACAAGAAACCATCCAAGAAGGATGTGGTAAACCTCCTCAAGGATGCCTGGAAGCTACGTCTTGTTGAGGAGCAG aaagagaaattcccagatttcttcttcagtttcctgGAGCATCGCTTTGGACCTGGTGAAGCCATGGCCTGGGCTTAcaccatttttgaaaatattaagctCTTCCGGTCTAATGAGGTCATGAGTCAGTTCTATGCAGTCTTGATGGGAAAG AGGAGTGAGAGTGTATACATCAAGCAGAAGGAGACAGTGGCACAGCTGCTGAAGGAGATGACAAATGCTGACAGTCAGAATGAGGGGCTGATAACCATGGAGAACTTAAG CACTGTCCTCAAGAGCACCTTCCCCttcaagaaggaagagaaaattcaggAGTTGATGGAGGCAGGAGGCTGGCATCCCAACAGCAGCAATGCAGACTTGATCAACTACCCCTCGTTATTTATAGAGGTACCCACCTCT GATGAAGAGGGCCAGAGTATGCCCTTTGTACAAAAGCTGTGGGAACAGTATGTGGATGAAAAGGATGAGTATTTACAGGAACTAAAACAGGAGCTGGGCCTGGAACT CCGTGATGAGGTAACCCTACCCAAGGTACGTGAAGCCCTGATGAACATCGATCCCGGCCTGGACAAGCAGACCCTAAATGGCTACTTGAGCAGGGCCTTCCAGGTCCCCAGGACAGAATTGCCTGAGGAGGGTGAAGAGAAGGAAGATGGCATTGTGGTACAGCTCAAGATTGCCCTGGAACGGCTTCAGATGACTGACATCAGGCGCATGGGGTCTCGAGAGCAGGAGCCTGCAAGCTAG
- the TSNAXIP1 gene encoding translin-associated factor X-interacting protein 1 isoform X3: MASPKSRCSSFATTSRTHMRTSGWTIDDSFLTETKNTQNRKLSQKRKTLSCQFSSGDQLSPWPTYTSGQTILHNRKPCSYDYRKRAGSWLKQPLGITKPRYLERLENYLRKELLLLDLSTDSTQELRLQPYREIFEFFIEDFKTYKPLLSSIKNAYEVMLAHQREKIRALEPLKAKLVTVNEDCNERILAMRAEERYEISMLKREKMNLLKLIDKKNEEKISLQSEVSKLRKNLAEEYLRYLSERDARKILTADLNELRYQREDMSLAQSPGIWGEDPVKLTLALKMARQDLTRTQMELNTMKANFGDVVPRRDFEMQEKTNKELQEQLDSLRGDYEEVCKEHEILLQLHMTTLRERDQFHSELQEIQRTSTPRPDWSKCEDVVAGGPDRWQMLAEGKNSDQLVDVLLEEIGEGLLREKDFFPALGYGEDIPPLLRFDGLVENKKPSKKDVVNLLKDAWKLRLVEEQKEKFPDFFFSFLEHRFGPGEAMAWAYTIFENIKLFRSNEVMSQFYAVLMGKRSESVYIKQKETVAQLLKEMTNADSQNEGLITMENLSTVLKSTFPFKKEEKIQELMEAGGWHPNSSNADLINYPSLFIEDEEGQSMPFVQKLWEQYVDEKDEYLQELKQELGLELRDEVTLPKVREALMNIDPGLDKQTLNGYLSRAFQVPRTELPEEGEEKEDGIVVQLKIALERLQMTDIRRMGSREQEPAS, translated from the exons TCCTGTCAGTTCTCCAGTGGTGACCAACTATCCCCATGGCCCACATACACCAGTGGTCAGACCATTCTGCATAATCGAAAGCCCTGTTCATATGATTATCGGAAACGAGCAGG TAGCTGGCTGAAGCAGCCCCTGGGCATTACTAAGCCGAGGTACCTGGAGCGGCTAGAGAACTACCTACGCAAGGAGCTCCTCCTGCTGGACCTGAGCACAGATTCTACCCAGGAGCTGAGGCTGCAG CCTTACAGAGAAATCTTTGAGTTCTTCATAGAGGACTTTAAAACGTACAAGCCATTGCTATCCTCCATCAAGAATGCGTATGAGGTGATGCTGG CCCACCAGAGGGAGAAGATTCGGGCTCTGGAGCCCCTGAAGGCCAAGCTTGTCACTGTGAATGAGGACTGCAATGAGAGGATCCTGGCCATGCGGGCTGAGGAGAGATATGAAATCTCCATGctgaagagagagaagatgaatTTGCTAAAACTCATTGACaaaaagaatgaggagaaaaTCTCATTGCAGAGTGAG GTATCCAAACTGAGAAAGAATTTGGCAGAAGAGTACCTGCGCTACCTCAGTGAGCGAGATGCCCGCAAGATCCTCACTGCAGACCTGAATGAGCTGCGGTACCAGAGGGAGGACATGTCATTAGCCCAGTCCCCAG GCATCTGGGGGGAGGACCCTGTGAAGTTAACACTGGCTCTGAAGATGGCCCGGCAAGACCTGACCCGCACGCAGATGGAACTCAACACCATGAAGGCCAACTTTGGAGATGTGGTGCCCAGGAGGGACTTTGAAATGCAAGAGAAGACCAACAAAGAACTGCAGGAGCAG CTGGACAGCCTGAGAGGTGACTATGAAGAGGTCTGCAAGGAGCACGAGATACTGCTGCAGTTGCATATGACCACACTGAGGGAGCGGGACCAGTTTCATTCTGAGCTCCAGGAGATCCAGCGCACCTCTACACCACGGCCTGACTGGAGCAAGTGCGAAG ATGTGGTGGCTGGGGGCCCAGATCGCTGGCAAATGCTGGCTGAGGGCAAGAACAGTGACCAGCTGGTGGATGTGCTCCTGGAGGAGATTGGCGAGGGGCTGCTCCGGGAGAAAGACTTCTTTCCTGCTCTG GGCTATGGGGAAGACATCCCTCCCTTGCTTCGATTTGATGGCCTTGTGGAGAACAAGAAACCATCCAAGAAGGATGTGGTAAACCTCCTCAAGGATGCCTGGAAGCTACGTCTTGTTGAGGAGCAG aaagagaaattcccagatttcttcttcagtttcctgGAGCATCGCTTTGGACCTGGTGAAGCCATGGCCTGGGCTTAcaccatttttgaaaatattaagctCTTCCGGTCTAATGAGGTCATGAGTCAGTTCTATGCAGTCTTGATGGGAAAG AGGAGTGAGAGTGTATACATCAAGCAGAAGGAGACAGTGGCACAGCTGCTGAAGGAGATGACAAATGCTGACAGTCAGAATGAGGGGCTGATAACCATGGAGAACTTAAG CACTGTCCTCAAGAGCACCTTCCCCttcaagaaggaagagaaaattcaggAGTTGATGGAGGCAGGAGGCTGGCATCCCAACAGCAGCAATGCAGACTTGATCAACTACCCCTCGTTATTTATAGAG GATGAAGAGGGCCAGAGTATGCCCTTTGTACAAAAGCTGTGGGAACAGTATGTGGATGAAAAGGATGAGTATTTACAGGAACTAAAACAGGAGCTGGGCCTGGAACT CCGTGATGAGGTAACCCTACCCAAGGTACGTGAAGCCCTGATGAACATCGATCCCGGCCTGGACAAGCAGACCCTAAATGGCTACTTGAGCAGGGCCTTCCAGGTCCCCAGGACAGAATTGCCTGAGGAGGGTGAAGAGAAGGAAGATGGCATTGTGGTACAGCTCAAGATTGCCCTGGAACGGCTTCAGATGACTGACATCAGGCGCATGGGGTCTCGAGAGCAGGAGCCTGCAAGCTAG
- the TSNAXIP1 gene encoding translin-associated factor X-interacting protein 1 isoform X1 translates to MASPKSRCSSFATTSRTHMRTSGWTIDDSFLTETKNTQNRKLSQKRKTLSCQFSSGDQLSPWPTYTSGQTILHNRKPCSYDYRKRAGSWLKQPLGITKPRYLERLENYLRKELLLLDLSTDSTQELRLQPYREIFEFFIEDFKTYKPLLSSIKNAYEVMLAHQREKIRALEPLKAKLVTVNEDCNERILAMRAEERYEISMLKREKMNLLKLIDKKNEEKISLQSEVSKLRKNLAEEYLRYLSERDARKILTADLNELRYQREDMSLAQSPGIWGEDPVKLTLALKMARQDLTRTQMELNTMKANFGDVVPRRDFEMQEKTNKELQEQLDSLRGDYEEVCKEHEILLQLHMTTLRERDQFHSELQEIQRTSTPRPDWSKCEDVVAGGPDRWQMLAEGKNSDQLVDVLLEEIGEGLLREKDFFPALGYGEDIPPLLRFDGLVENKKPSKKDVVNLLKDAWKLRLVEEQKEKFPDFFFSFLEHRFGPGEAMAWAYTIFENIKLFRSNEVMSQFYAVLMGKRSESVYIKQKETVAQLLKEMTNADSQNEGLITMENLSTVLKSTFPFKKEEKIQELMEAGGWHPNSSNADLINYPSLFIEVPTSDEEGQSMPFVQKLWEQYVDEKDEYLQELKQELGLELRDEVTLPKVREALMNIDPGLDKQTLNGYLSRAFQVPRTELPEEGEEKEDGIVVQLKIALERLQMTDIRRMGSREQEPAS, encoded by the exons TCCTGTCAGTTCTCCAGTGGTGACCAACTATCCCCATGGCCCACATACACCAGTGGTCAGACCATTCTGCATAATCGAAAGCCCTGTTCATATGATTATCGGAAACGAGCAGG TAGCTGGCTGAAGCAGCCCCTGGGCATTACTAAGCCGAGGTACCTGGAGCGGCTAGAGAACTACCTACGCAAGGAGCTCCTCCTGCTGGACCTGAGCACAGATTCTACCCAGGAGCTGAGGCTGCAG CCTTACAGAGAAATCTTTGAGTTCTTCATAGAGGACTTTAAAACGTACAAGCCATTGCTATCCTCCATCAAGAATGCGTATGAGGTGATGCTGG CCCACCAGAGGGAGAAGATTCGGGCTCTGGAGCCCCTGAAGGCCAAGCTTGTCACTGTGAATGAGGACTGCAATGAGAGGATCCTGGCCATGCGGGCTGAGGAGAGATATGAAATCTCCATGctgaagagagagaagatgaatTTGCTAAAACTCATTGACaaaaagaatgaggagaaaaTCTCATTGCAGAGTGAG GTATCCAAACTGAGAAAGAATTTGGCAGAAGAGTACCTGCGCTACCTCAGTGAGCGAGATGCCCGCAAGATCCTCACTGCAGACCTGAATGAGCTGCGGTACCAGAGGGAGGACATGTCATTAGCCCAGTCCCCAG GCATCTGGGGGGAGGACCCTGTGAAGTTAACACTGGCTCTGAAGATGGCCCGGCAAGACCTGACCCGCACGCAGATGGAACTCAACACCATGAAGGCCAACTTTGGAGATGTGGTGCCCAGGAGGGACTTTGAAATGCAAGAGAAGACCAACAAAGAACTGCAGGAGCAG CTGGACAGCCTGAGAGGTGACTATGAAGAGGTCTGCAAGGAGCACGAGATACTGCTGCAGTTGCATATGACCACACTGAGGGAGCGGGACCAGTTTCATTCTGAGCTCCAGGAGATCCAGCGCACCTCTACACCACGGCCTGACTGGAGCAAGTGCGAAG ATGTGGTGGCTGGGGGCCCAGATCGCTGGCAAATGCTGGCTGAGGGCAAGAACAGTGACCAGCTGGTGGATGTGCTCCTGGAGGAGATTGGCGAGGGGCTGCTCCGGGAGAAAGACTTCTTTCCTGCTCTG GGCTATGGGGAAGACATCCCTCCCTTGCTTCGATTTGATGGCCTTGTGGAGAACAAGAAACCATCCAAGAAGGATGTGGTAAACCTCCTCAAGGATGCCTGGAAGCTACGTCTTGTTGAGGAGCAG aaagagaaattcccagatttcttcttcagtttcctgGAGCATCGCTTTGGACCTGGTGAAGCCATGGCCTGGGCTTAcaccatttttgaaaatattaagctCTTCCGGTCTAATGAGGTCATGAGTCAGTTCTATGCAGTCTTGATGGGAAAG AGGAGTGAGAGTGTATACATCAAGCAGAAGGAGACAGTGGCACAGCTGCTGAAGGAGATGACAAATGCTGACAGTCAGAATGAGGGGCTGATAACCATGGAGAACTTAAG CACTGTCCTCAAGAGCACCTTCCCCttcaagaaggaagagaaaattcaggAGTTGATGGAGGCAGGAGGCTGGCATCCCAACAGCAGCAATGCAGACTTGATCAACTACCCCTCGTTATTTATAGAGGTACCCACCTCT GATGAAGAGGGCCAGAGTATGCCCTTTGTACAAAAGCTGTGGGAACAGTATGTGGATGAAAAGGATGAGTATTTACAGGAACTAAAACAGGAGCTGGGCCTGGAACT CCGTGATGAGGTAACCCTACCCAAGGTACGTGAAGCCCTGATGAACATCGATCCCGGCCTGGACAAGCAGACCCTAAATGGCTACTTGAGCAGGGCCTTCCAGGTCCCCAGGACAGAATTGCCTGAGGAGGGTGAAGAGAAGGAAGATGGCATTGTGGTACAGCTCAAGATTGCCCTGGAACGGCTTCAGATGACTGACATCAGGCGCATGGGGTCTCGAGAGCAGGAGCCTGCAAGCTAG